The sequence AGTGGGACGTGGTCTATGGGGGAGCGAACGTGGGACTGATGGGCGCCTTCGCCGATGCGGCGCTGGCGGCAGGATGTCGCGTGGTGGGCGTGATTCCCCAAGCGCTACGCGAGCGCGAGATCGCACATCCCAGTCTGAGTGAGCTGCTGCTCGTCGATGACATGAACCAGCGCAAGGCCGAGATGGTGCGTCGAGCGTCAGCCTTCCTGATCTTGCCCGGTGGCTTCGGCACCTTCGACGAGCTATTCGAAGTCGCGACCTTGGCCCAACTTGGCCAGCTCCACGCGCCGATCATACTGCTGAACTCCCACGGGTTCTTCGACGGCTTGTTGACTCAGTTCGACACTGCGCTCGAGCTCGGTGTACTGCGCCCGGAGCACCACGCGCTTTTGTCCGTCGCGCAAACGCTGCCGGAAGCGCTGCACCACCTGAAAAAAACGAACGCCTAGAAGCGCCCTGACAGACTGACGTGACTGGGTGACAGCTGCAGGCTCACGCTCGTCGTGTCGGCAGCAGGCTCTGGCCCTTTGCGCGACAGGAGCATCACGGTACCCACACCCACTCCGACGATCCCCACGCCCAGCGTCACTCCCGACAGCAGCGCGTAGGTCTTGCCTCGTTGCTCCGTGCTCTCCAGGGTGTCGGGGCACACCGTGCCCAAGCAGCCATCTTCCAGTTCGCTTTCGGCCTGGCTTCTCAACGCGAAGAAAACTCCGCTCGCAGCCAGGCTGGCGACGCCGAGCCCCGTCACGACCCAAGGGAATGCCGAACTCTTGGAGGCTTGTTGCAGGTCATCGGAGGTGACGGCACCGCCGGTGCTGGCTTGTCCGTCCGTCTCCGGTCCCGATGGGCCGTCACGCAAGGCCTCCGGCACGTCTAGGGTGACACTCTCGGTTTGTCCTTCAGCCACTTCGACGGTTTGCTCGAAGCGCTTGCCCTTGGAGGTGATCCCGACGACCGCGTGCGGGCCCGGGTCCACGCTCACCTCGCGGCCGACCTTGGCAGACCCCAGGGCAACCCCATCCAGTTCGATCTTGATCGCTGCGGCCCCTTCACCGCGCTGGATGATGATCTTGGGGATGCGAGCCTCCAGTGCCTCGCGAGACTTCTGGATCTCCGCGATCAGCTCCGCGTCCTTCTTCTCCGCGCGCTCTGCTTCATACTCTGCCAGGCGATACCCTCCGAGGGCCTCGTTCAGGCGGCCGAGATTCTCTTTGCAGCGCGCGATGTGGAACCGCACCTGCGGCGTCATCTTGATGCGGGATACCTGCTGAAACGTGTTCAGGGCCCCCGCCCAGTCTCCGGCGGCCTCTTGGGTCACCCCCTGGCCGTACTGCTGGCGCGCTCGCGCCAGCTCCTCTTCGGTCTGCGCGGAAGCTGACTTTGCAGCGCCGAGTGCCGCCAGCAGGGCGGCGATGACTGCTCGGTTGCCCAGGGACTTGGTCGTCATTCTGAGCCCATACTTTACCATCGCGCTCGGCGAAAAGGAGCAGACCGGTGCCCCAGCCTCGCCGTGTCGCCGGTTTTCCGTTCTCCGTGCCGCCCTCATTTTGATATGAGTCGAGTCATGACGACCCGAGCGCCTAGCGACGAGCTCTTCGCTTCCTTGGCGAAGTTTCGCGCGGAATGGCCAAAGCGAGGGTGGAGCTGGGACAATCGCTTGTCCTGCGTCGCTTCGGCCTTTGGCGTGGACCTGGTCGACGAGGCGCGCGCCGCGCTGCCACATGCATTCCCACACCAGTGGAATCATCGCTCCCTGGGACAGGCGCCACCGATCGTCCAGCAAATAGCCGAGCGCACTGGCGGCGTACGTCAGGACCAGCTCATCGTCGCGACCCAACCAGCGGGCGGTGCCATCGCCTACGGACTGTGGTGGCCTTGGGGAGACGACACGACGATTTCGCTGCGCATCGGCGTTGCCGGTGGTCCAGTGATGAGTCTGGAAGAGCGGCTGCGCGAGACTTTTGGCGCCAACCTCGACTGAGCGCGCCCCGCACATACCAAAACGGCGGCCCCGCTGGAGCCGCCGTTTTGCGTGCACGTTGGCCGAGAGAGACTCAGCCTGCGGGAGCGGCGGGCGGAGCAGCCTCCACCACGAACTCCCACGTGAACGTGGCCTGACCGTCGTTCTGGTCGGGCGGCGTCAGGGTCAAGCCGTTGATGGCCGTCACTACGCAACTCGACACCTCAGCCGGAGCCGTGGTTCCGGCAGCGTCGACCTGCGGGTCGACGATTTGACCGGTGTCCTTCTGCACCATGAACTGAACACGCACGGTGCCCGCAGCCGACTGATTGGCTTGCAGCTTCTGGTCGTAGCAAGACTTGATCTCGGCGCTCTTGGTCTCCAACAGCGCTGCGGTGTCATCGCGGTACATCTCGGGCGAGCGAGCCGCGAAGGAGCAAGCGGACGTGGCCGCCGCGATCATAACGAGCGAAAGAGGCATGAGAATCTTCTTCATGACTGGTCTCCTTGTAGGAACGCGAGCGGCGCTCACTTCTTTTCCTCGGTTTTCGCCGGGGCTTTCAGAGCACCAGGCTTCTTGAGAGCACCAACGGAACCAGCCGCCGGAGTGGCCGTGTCAGGAGCCTTGGCATCCTGCTCGGTGATGTTGAACTCCACGCGTCGGTTCGCTTCGCGCCCCTCTTCGGTGTCGTTGGTTGAAATGGGCTTCTCGGAACCGAATCCCTTCGCGGTCAGTCGGGTCGCCTCCACGCCTTTGCCAACCAGCGCGGCCATCACGGCCTTCGCGCGCTTGTCGGACAGCGTCTTGTTGTATCCCG comes from Polyangiaceae bacterium and encodes:
- a CDS encoding TIGR00730 family Rossman fold protein, with the protein product MQAEVRPTPPRSVAVFLGAGRPAAAWPWALAKDTALALAHAKWDVVYGGANVGLMGAFADAALAAGCRVVGVIPQALREREIAHPSLSELLLVDDMNQRKAEMVRRASAFLILPGGFGTFDELFEVATLAQLGQLHAPIILLNSHGFFDGLLTQFDTALELGVLRPEHHALLSVAQTLPEALHHLKKTNA
- a CDS encoding AgmX/PglI C-terminal domain-containing protein gives rise to the protein MKKILMPLSLVMIAAATSACSFAARSPEMYRDDTAALLETKSAEIKSCYDQKLQANQSAAGTVRVQFMVQKDTGQIVDPQVDAAGTTAPAEVSSCVVTAINGLTLTPPDQNDGQATFTWEFVVEAAPPAAPAG